A genomic segment from Perca flavescens isolate YP-PL-M2 chromosome 13, PFLA_1.0, whole genome shotgun sequence encodes:
- the sertm1 gene encoding serine-rich and transmembrane domain-containing protein 1: MSGMDALLVNRNETEISPIDNGTFLRFSPTSASTSAAASSPGRPGNVYVYVWIFFGLLVFLLTLLIISLHRLKNIISSSSSVPDCSSEGGSSFTNMEICSISSQRSTISSLST; encoded by the coding sequence ATGTCAGGAATGGACGCGCTGTTGGTGAACCGTAATGAGACTGAAATCTCTCCAATAGACAATGGGACCTTCCTCCGTTTCTCCCCAACCTCTGCTTCCACATCTGCGGCTGCCTCATCACCAGGACGTCCGGGCAACGTTTATGTTTACGTGTGGATCTTTTTCGGCCTGCTGGTATTCCTCCTGACGCTGCTCATCATCTCCCTCCACAGGCTGAAAAAcatcatctcctcctcctcgtctgtcCCCGACTGCAGCAGCGAGGGAGGGAGCTCCTTCACCAACATGGAAATCTGTAGCATCTCGTCCCAGAGGTCCACCATCTCCTCACTGTCCACCTAA